The genomic window GAACAAACCATTCCGCTTGTCTTGGCAGGAAAAGATGTCATTGGACAAGCACAGACAGGAACTGGGAAAACAGCTGCTTTTGGGTTACCAACGATTCAAAATATTGATGCCAAAAAAGAAGAAACGCAAGCATTAGTTATTGCGCCAACTCGTGAATTAGCGATTCAAACACAAGAAGAATTATATCGTTTAAGTAAAGAACGTCGCTTGAAAGTTCAGGCTGTTTACGGAGGAGCAGATATCAATCGTCAAATCCGTATTTTGAAAAAAAATCCACAAATTGTTGTAGGAACTCCAGGTCGCCTATTAGATCATATTCAACGTGGAACGCTAAAATTAAATCATGTTAAAGTTTTAGTTTTAGATGAAGCCGATGAAATGTTAAACATGGGATTTTTAGATGATATTGAAAGCATTATTAAAAGCGTTCCAAATGATCGTCAAACGTTACTTTTCTCTGCTACAATGCCAGAAGATATTAAACGAATTGGCGTTCAGTTTATGAAAAATCCAGAACACGTACAAATTAAAGCCAAAGAAATGACAGCAAGCTTGATTGATCAATACTTTATGCGTGTTAAAGAATTTGAAAAATTTGATATTTTAACTCGTTTATTAGATGTCCATACTCCAGAATTATCCATTATTTTTGGTCGTACAAAACGTCGTGTAGATGAATTAAGTCGTGCTTTAGAAAGTCGTGGTTATAAAGCAGAAGGAATTCATGGAGATTTATCACAACAAAAACGAATGGATGTTTTAAAAGCCTTTAAAAAAGGTGAACTAGACATTTTAGTAGCAACTGATGTGGCTGCACGTGGGTTAGATATTTCAGGAGTTACTCATGTTTACAACTTCGATATTCCACAAGATCCAGAAAGTTATGTTCACCGTATTGGTCGTACTGGACGTGCTGGAAAAGATGGAATGAGTGTTACTTTTGTCACTCCTAATGAAATGAGTTATTTACAAACGATTGAAAAATTAACGAAAAAACGCATGACTCCATTGAAGCCACCAACAAAAAAAGAAGCTTTTGCTGGACAAATGCAAAGTGCGATGGAAGAAATTGCACAAAAATTAGAAAATACGGATTTAGATCGTTATGTCAAACAAGCAGATCAATTATTGGAACAATATTCAGCGATTGATTTAACCGCTTTATTATTAAAAGTTGTTGCCAAAGAAGATATCAATGACATTCCGGTAAAAATCACACCAGAACGTCCTTTACCTGCTGGTAAAAAGCAACGTTCTCGTCGTCATGATCGTTATAAAGATCGTC from Catellicoccus marimammalium M35/04/3 includes these protein-coding regions:
- a CDS encoding DEAD/DEAH box helicase, which gives rise to MKFKDLGLAEDILKSVESVGFEEATPIQEQTIPLVLAGKDVIGQAQTGTGKTAAFGLPTIQNIDAKKEETQALVIAPTRELAIQTQEELYRLSKERRLKVQAVYGGADINRQIRILKKNPQIVVGTPGRLLDHIQRGTLKLNHVKVLVLDEADEMLNMGFLDDIESIIKSVPNDRQTLLFSATMPEDIKRIGVQFMKNPEHVQIKAKEMTASLIDQYFMRVKEFEKFDILTRLLDVHTPELSIIFGRTKRRVDELSRALESRGYKAEGIHGDLSQQKRMDVLKAFKKGELDILVATDVAARGLDISGVTHVYNFDIPQDPESYVHRIGRTGRAGKDGMSVTFVTPNEMSYLQTIEKLTKKRMTPLKPPTKKEAFAGQMQSAMEEIAQKLENTDLDRYVKQADQLLEQYSAIDLTALLLKVVAKEDINDIPVKITPERPLPAGKKQRSRRHDRYKDRRRHDYKDHRKTKERNGKPKGKGKAKNKNKERNFTIRQK